In Bactrocera oleae isolate idBacOlea1 chromosome 3, idBacOlea1, whole genome shotgun sequence, a genomic segment contains:
- the Gr39b gene encoding putative gustatory receptor 39b, with protein MFIADVLAGLHASGNMLHEWQPILKWLAIVGLVPFANNGKRQLQHWQRVYTFIILAVNWILTAYGIFEQPMDDEVLVSNFVSVMVFLSQCIALTVCLLEGMCTYRLHFAFMQQSQRIVWLFQQRLQTGLCRWSLRRRQRFKYMCYSCVAYGSLSISMVVIWFKYYYGYFWYAFGCILVLRTRCLLAIIYMDYIDFYMTHLSMKLRSVVNCRMRKPRLCLDVNYKMLESFDYLLQLKLVYGEINKLTAMFDDIFGWSLCALLTVIFLDITVNSYWTFLTLSGVYEFYFLYLTMSTAFPLATVISFVCHAGENCKQQGISMGILVQRLLNSRYKYTNTKTYNDLLFEFAMQMKQDPMVIVIKEFVVVDLRLLMKIFTAIVTYLVILLQFRWTYPEDYGDVN; from the exons ATGTTCATCGCGGACGTGTTAGCTGGTCTACATGCTTccggcaacatgttgcatgagtGGCAGCCGATATTGAAGTGGTTGGCCATTGTTGGACTTGTGCCATTTGCCAACAACGGGAAACGTCAACTCCAGCATTGGCAACGCGTCTACACATTCATCATCCTGGCGGTGAATTGGATTCTAACTGCCTATGGTATCTTCGAACAGCCAATGGATGACGAAGTGCTGGTATCCAATTTTGTCAGCGTTATGGTTTTTCTCAGTCAATGTATAGCGCTGACCGTCTGCCTGTTGGAGGGGATGTGCACCTATCGTCTACATTTCGCCTTCATGCAGCAATCACAGCGTATTGTGTGGCTCTTTCAGCAACGCCTGCAAACCGGTCTATGTCGTTGGAGTTTGCGGCGTCGCCAACGTTTCAAATATATGTGCTACTCATGTGTCGCCTATGGCAGCCTGTCGATATCGATGGTGGTCATTTGGTTCAAATACTACTACGGTTACTTTTGGTATGCGTTTGGTTGCATTCTGGTGTTGCGTACCCGCTGCCTGTTGGCCATCATCTATATGGACTATATCGATTTCTATATGACCCATTTGAGTATGAAGCTGCGTTCGGTAGTCAACTGTCGTATGCGCAAGCCGCGCTTGTGTTTAGATGTCAATTATAAAATGTTGGAATCCTTCGATTATTTGTTGCAGCTGAAATTGGTGTATGGTgagataaataaattaacagcTATGTTCGATGATATATTCGGTTGGTCGCTTTGTGCTTTATTAACGGTTATTTTTCTGGATATTACCGTCAATTCGTACTGGACGTTTCTAACATTATCGGGTGTTTACGAATTCTATTTCCTATACTTAACCATGTCAACGGCATTTCCACTGGCAACCGTTATCAGCTTTGTATGCCATGCTGGGGAGAACTGCAAGCAGCAG ggCATTTCCATGGGAATTTTGGTCCAGCGATTATTGAATAGcagatacaaatatacaaatacaaaaacctACAATGATTTGCTATTCGAATTTGCTATGCAAATGAAGCAAGATCCAATGGTGATAGTGATTAAAGAGTTTGTGGTTGTGGATTTGCGGCTACTTATGAAG